Part of the Citrus sinensis cultivar Valencia sweet orange chromosome 2, DVS_A1.0, whole genome shotgun sequence genome, tatcatttgtagatgcacaatctatattaatggtatagacattaacacatctatttcctacaaacaAAACCTTGCCATCACatacattctcaataacacattttgattcatcaaagataactcGATATCCTTTATCgcataattgactaatgctaagCAAATtgtgttttaagttttcaacTAAATATTCAATAAGGGTAGAAGATACATTACCAACAttgccaataataataatttttccttttgggttgtctccaaaagatacaTCTCTACCATTCTCAATCTTGGTAAAGCTTGAAAACCAAAATAATTCCCTATCATGTGTCTTGAACAACCActatccaagtaccatttatttttcttctttttcaagcCCTATAGAGAACTCTCAAGTCttaggtacccaaacctttttgggtccttcaatgttagcaatggttccttttggaacccaaacacatttcacaccataatatgcatttcttttcactagacatttatttttcatatgaccatcatgattacaataatgacatacaacttGATTATTGGTGGAGGTacttttcacaaaataactcttgcaatacttttgtttcaaatttggcttataatCAATCCCTCCTTTGTCAAATACACActtttgtgaattaagcaagttattcaacatcttttgcccatttgtaaattttagtataatttcatttagttcattgctcttctttctaagcatttcatttttatttttcaagtcattcacatgtgattctaaatgctcatgtgaaatgctagaattctcaaataatgcaactctatcatgcaatgttttattctctaattctaggcatgtaataTTTGCActaaatgattcattttcatttttaagctctaccattttctttttaagacatacattctttttaccaatcttcatctactcatcatgcaattctttaaaggcatcatgtaattcatcatatgtaggaagatcacttacctcatcaagttcatcacatgATTCTTCCCCAAAGGCCATGAAAGctaaatttgtcatttcttgttgctcttcatcatcgcttgtttcctcatcgctatcatcccacgTGGCCACAatagctttcttcttgaatttATTGAGGAGAGGACATTCCGGTCGTATGTGTCtgggcttcttgcattcatagcaagtAATTGgctctttcttctcctttttatttttgtgactCCTGAACTTTCTCTGCTCATTGtcttcttgtaaaattttttgaatcttCTAACCAACATAGccaactcctcatcatccatctcgctttcctcatcactctcacgTTTTGAGACTTtaagagcaatgcttttcttctttttctcatgccctttttctgctgccaaatcttcttcatatgaaatgagagaatcaattaaatcattaataggtaatgtatttaaatctttagcttcctcaatggcagtcattttttgtctccattccttaggtagcGACTTAATGactttcttaactttctcgctatttgaaaaggtctttcctagggctcttagagtgttcactatgtccgtaaatctagtatacatagaatacacactctcattttattctatttggaataatttatattttcgagtgtacctacttattttagactctttcacttgattcgtgccttcataaacaacttcacgtttgtgccaaatttcattagcactttcgcaactagacactctatgaaactctttcttatctagtacacaaaacaaggcattcataactttggaatttagagaagcttttctcttttccaattcattacaTTCCTGTGAAGGTTTTAGAATATCTTTcccgacttcatttttagtcaaaggcatgaaaggaccatcattaacaatttcccaaatttcgtaatctaaagcttgcaagtaaattctaatcctagttttccaatatgggtaaTCGTGTCCATCAAAATATGGTGGTCTAGTGGTGGACTGTCCTTCCTTaaatgtggaatcattttgagttgccattgatcattttaaaacttatctTAACAAAAGCACACAACTATCCAATCAATGCCTTAGTAAATtcgaaagcaataagtttgataaaagcacaataataaatgagtaagggaaaagtaaaacaaacacacgaatttttacgtggttcagcaatccccgcctacgtccacgcctctaAGTGATCCaaacttgaggatttcactatccaagccttccaaggcttcaaaagcttacaattgacttctaaggtgtcaatgaacctttacaataaagagattatctcACAATCTCTttactcaagtgtctcacacacttaaacactcacaaattttatgaggaaatgaaaattacaataaaaactcTCTTAAAGAGTAgatatataaattgaagaacaaaagatgattcaatattttttacttgcGAATATGaggctcaatatatgttgtatgcttttttattttgcttgctaaagagcttgaaaatgaattggatttgaatttatatagtttgagctcaaaaactagccgttatgcacattttggtgaTAACCGGCTTAGCGCTTATGGAATTTGGTTAGCcgcttttatgttaccgttacagcaaaaatttgaattttagaacaTCTGGTATGCCTCTTTCGAAATCCGAATAGCTGCTTTCATTCCAGTAAGCTACTGCCCAAAATCTGGTCTATCGCTTGTCAAATCTGATTGTCTGCTtactacagtaactgctacagtgaattattttctaaaattatagtttgaccccaaaattttatataattgttGTATGAcctaaaatgttatgaaagttttcaaataggtccaattttagaatttctaaataatactttgttaatcataaaacttttagaaattatgatatggcccaaaatatgtgaaattatagaatggctcaaaatatttaaatattttcaaatcggtccaaatctgaaattcaaaacaatatttactaaaatcaAAGATGGCAAAactctttcattttagtccacatcttgaagaataatttaatttcataaaaatcattttcttgttataaaagcacaatgtgtaaatttttatttaactaaaacatgtgatttgttatcatcaaaatcaacatttatACCCTTATatgctaacaatctcccctttttttatgatgacaaaacacattataaaaatttaatttagttatgaAAAGCTTCCCCTTAATAAATGCAAGAATAAAAagctaattgaaaaaatttaaaaagctcCCCCTGCAtaaatgcatatgaaaatttttcataacaatCATATCTACCATATTTCCATCTTACATATTATATCTCTCCCTTCACATCAAAATCTCAAGATAAGCACATTAGTTCCACATTAGCGAAAATATAAGTGAAAATCATAATAATCAccatatcatccaaaacagACATATAATCCTAAATCATAACAAACATGCATAATCATCCACATATCTAAATAGAAAGTGAAAGAGCATAAAGTAGTAAATGTTGGTGTGTCCCAATACAAGCATAAGAGACTACTAAGGTAGTGAGGATGGTGGTGAAGGAAACAAGTTTGAAAGATGATTTTGAGCACAAGAAATTATGGGGAATGAtgttttttaatcaatttggAGTAGAAATCAATAAGAATGATGGATTTTAGGGTGAGAATGAGTGAGAGAGGAAACAGTTTTTAGTGAGAGAAGGATTCAGTTTGCCAAATGGAGAAAGAGAAGATGAACAATTTAGACTGATTCCGACCCCATTACTGCTAATTAAGCCATCAATAAACAAGAGCCATTCCTCCCATTCCGTTGCTAAAACTCTCAAAGACTGATCCTCAACTGAAGGTTCACATTCGAGGAGGAAATCTGCAAGGACTTGCCCCTTTTCCGAAGTTTTGGGCTTGTACTAAATGTCAAAAGTGCTTAAACTCATTGCTACTTTACTATTCCTTCCCACTATGTCCTGCTTAGAAAAAATAGCTTTGAAAGGGTAAGATGTCATTACAATTATGTGATGGCTTTCAAAGTAGTGTTGGAGTTTCTACTTTGCTTGGATCAATGTtaagaacaatttttttgcAGCGGAATATCATGTTTCCAAATCTGACAAAATTTTGCTGGTGAAAAAGATATGCTTTGTATCCCATCTTCTTCCCTTAGGAGTACTGCACTAACTGAAATGTAGGAAACAGTGAGATACAAGTAAAGTTCCTTCCCAAATTTTGGTGGGGAAAACATTGGTGGCTGGACAAGATAACTCTTTAATTGTTCCAAGGCTTCGGATTGCTCCGCTTCCCATactctatttttttcaaatttcataagcttgAAAAAGCTTTTACATTTATACGACATCTGGGAAATGAACCTATTCAACGCTGTAATTTCCTTATTAGTACTTGAATCTCCTTTGCGGGTTTTAGCTCCATAGTTTCTAGCAATGCTTTGACTTGGGCCGAATTAGCGTCTATTTCCTTCTAGTTAACTACATAACTAAGGAAATTGCCAGACGAAACCCCAAAAGCACACTTCGCGGGATTAAGCTTCATATTGTAGTTCTTTAGAACATCGAAATATGTCTGCAATGTGATCTTCCGCCCTCCAGATCTTAACTATCGTGTCATCAATATGCTTCCATAATATTTTCTAACAGCCCTGCAAAGATTTTGGTTACGAGACTTTGATAAGTGGATCAGACATTTTTCAATCGAAAGGGCATGACTTTATAGCAAAACATACCCCTTAGAGTTTTGAAGCTTATTTTCTCCTCATCCTCCAAATATATAGGGATTTGGTTGTATCCGTTATATGCATCCAAGAAAGATAGCCTTTGATAGCCAATGGTGGCATCGACCAGTTGATCAATTTTTGGCAAAGGGAAAGGATCTTTTAGACAAGCCTTGTGGAGGTTTGTATAATCTACGCATACcctccacttttttttttcttttttgtaccAAAATAACATTAGTGGTCCATTCCAGAACGTGAACTTCCTAGATGAATCCTGTCTCGAGGAGGTGTTCCACCTCATCGTTGGTGACCTTGTTTCTTTCCGGAGCAAATTGCCTTTGTCTTTGATGCATAGGTTTTATTGTAGGGTTAGTTGGTATTCGATGATATGCAACTTCTGGATCTATTCCAGGCATGTCCTTATATGATCATACGAAAACATCATGGTCTTTTTTTAGCAAGGAGATGAGATGCGCTTTTTCCTCCGGAGGTAATTCGATTCAAACTTGCACTTGTTTTCTCCGAGCCAAACGGTCTAAGGACATAGTTTCTAAGTCTTCAATAATAAGAGCCTGGTAGTGCAAGGATCGAGACATTAACTTTGGCCTCGGGTCCTATAATTTCTATTTAGCCCCATTCTCCACCATTTATTTTGGTGAAGGAACTGATTCCCTAATAAGTATATGCTCCGAAATAATagtttttcccttttcttctaTTGCAAACTTTTTCCTTTCACCCAAAATGAGTTTTGGTCCAGAAGTTCCTTTGCAAGGCTTAATGGCAATAGAATAACATTGCTTAGCCATCATCTGATCCCCTTTTATATCAAATGTTCCACTCCTTGTTAAGGATACACATCGGACCACTTGGTGGAGCGTTGAAGGGACTACCTCCATATAGTGAAGCCAATGCCTCCCCAAAATTGCATTGTAGGCTGATGGAGCATTAACAACTAAGAAATCGACTGAAGCAATCTTGTCCCCAACTTTAATAAGGaggttgatgatttttttttgcctcAGTCTTGTTCCCTCAAAGGCCACTAGAGGGGCATAACACTTCCTCAAGTCTGATTCTTTAAGTCTCATTTTTGGAAATGCATCTTAATAGAAGATTTTTGCACTGCTGCCCCCATCAATAAAGATTCTTTTGACTATAATGTTAGTAATTTCCAAAGTGAGCACCAAAAGGTCTATGTGGGGCATATCGATTCCTTCTAAGTCCTTTCGGTCGATGATAATTGGAGTGAAATCCTCCAAAATAGAAATGATAgtaagagagaaaatttcaataattttgcaCCGCTGCATCTTTAGTGCCCTTCTATACTAACCATGCCAGGCTTCTCCACCAAAATCTGATACCGAGCATCCATAGATGGTCGCGGAGTGCAACTCATTAAGAGTCATTTGCATTACTTTTTCTACAATGCGTGCAATTTCCCCATTCTCTGGTTTTTTAAGGTAGTCATAGGTAGAACCATTGATTGCATGGATTGTTGTTGGGGATTTGGGTTCTAAATCTACTTTGTCATCTTTTGCTTGTAATTCCGCAAAACTATCTGGCTGCAATGGGATAAAAAAGCTTACTATCTTAGAATCTGATTGGCAGGAAGAGTTTGATTCCAGGATGACATTGCTTTCTTTCAAGCCCTGCATTATATACACAGTTGAATGTGCTTCTTTCTCTTCAGGGGTTGCCTTAAGAGGAAGAGGAATAGTGGGCTGGATAACACTTTGGTTGGTGgtcattttgtattttaagacCATGTATTTCCTCATTAGGGCCTCAATCTGGATTCTTAAGGTTCAGTATTCGTTGATAACATGTCTACTATCATTATAGAAGAGACAATACTTAGGTTAATTCTGTTTTTCCTAAGGCGCTTTGATGGGCCTTGGAGTACGGAATGTTCTAGAGTCCATGTTTTCCATCTAGATTTGATATAAAGAAGCATTAAAGGGCTTATATTGTCTTTAAtcgggtttctttttcttgttggCTTCTTCTATGTGCTGTGGAATAAGGCGCTTGCTACCACTCTGAGGTGTTGGGGGTGGCACTACAGAAACTTTTGCAGCCATTTGCTGTTGTAAGGCCTCATTATTGTCCAACCTTACATATTGCTGAGATTTCAAATTGATCAACTccatggttttgaaaattttcttgagAATATACTTGTCATACTCCATGTTCAAATTCACTGCTTCAGCAAAAGCGACCACAATGACTTCCTTATCAACTTTCCCTATCAGGGTCATCTTTTGATTGAAGCAAAAGAGGAACTCTTTCACTCTCGCGTTATCCCTCTGTTTGATATTAAAGAGATGAAAGATGGTTTTGGGTTGCTTTCTATTTCTGAAATATTGTGTAAGGAACTGCATACACAAGTCATGGAAATTCTTAATGGAATTAGAAGGCAAGCTATGAAACCAATTTAATGTTAGTCCGATTAAGCCGATGGAGAACACCTTGCAAAGGGTGGCATCATCATCAGTTTTGGATATCAGTTTGTACTTGTAATAATAGATATGATCCTCGTGATCTGTTTTTCTATCGAACTGTTGGAAGTTATGTGCCTGAAATTTTTCTAGCTTCGGAGCAAAAATGATACTTTCCATAAAGGGGGTGGCATTGATTTTGAGAGCCACCACGGCAGCATCGTCTGCGATCAAAgccatttaaaaattttttttcggAATCAGCTAGAACTTTTTGAATTCCTTTCCGTAAGGGGGCTTAAGTTCTAGTTCCCTTATTTCAAACTCCCTCTTTACTCCTTTGATTGTTACttgataagtgcatatttttcatatattttgctattaatttctccatctttttcttgttttgatcttaaatattctagttattttagttaatttttaatttagtacgttatatttttattgtgttaatttttatcttagtttttttgtattttattattttaggtatattttgagattaaagagaaattaaatcggAGCATTCAGGAAAAAAATCTGATTGAAAGAATCATAATAGgaaaagaattgaagattgaGAGACAAAAGTGCACAAGAGATCAAGAATtggaaagaattaaagaaataaagaatattttccaATTAGCTTGTACGGGCTAAGCAAAATTAATCTTGCACATGGAgttaaaattggaaaaaggaAGCCAAGCCAATTACAAGCTAAGCCATCACATGAAagctaaaattggaaaaagcCAGCACGTGAAAGGAAGGAGAATAAAGCCTTTTGGCTTTAGGAAATCATGGCCAAGTCATTATTGGCTTATTAATTGAAGCATGAAAGTGGCGGTTTAGCTTGGACTTAATTCTTCTCATAAAAGCCACAATTGAAGCATTGTAAAAGGGCTAAGCGGAAGCAACACAAAGGGAGAATCAACAGCAAGAGAAACTGAACAATTTGCAGCCACAAAGGCgcagaaaaaaaatcagcagccgaaaggaattgaagaaaaaggcagccgcttgaattaatctccatgattggttttatcaattctcttattcccaatttaattatgttaggctagattttctatttggttgagggtgaattTAAAATCCCCAAACAtgtcatataattaatttttaatttctatcattcaatttatttaattgagattgtttatgttcttttataattaatgtttatgattttattctcGTCTTGtttgagtggccaattagataagacttgaataaattccattgttagattaaaattcttgatccgtaattgtcttgaGATTTTAATCATAAGTAGCAGGTTGGAATCAGTTATTTCAATTGGAGAACATaacctaggttaaataatccgaacttgtgtgtttattgcctagatcaacctaatatATTTCTCTGcttaatgcttccattatcttaaatttaaagagcttgttttaaattatttaatggttagagattaggtgaagagcttgttttgcctaacgacacactaaggaaagattgagactaacagaGCTTGTTGTTGTCTAtggttgatagtttcaatataaattgatgatagaattcatatattatgtgcatgtttggtggtggtgaatgatcctttaaccaaagttttcatcattattatttctttctcctttaattagagtttttattaaatttttgttttcatagtttaatttctttatttcttactatttagttaaaaattcaaaaactccctttttatttataattggcattttctttagttagattaatttatattaattatttctattattattttattttaagtcttgctttagagttgataataaatataattagcaTAATCTCTGTGGGATCGATCTTTACTCGttctgtactaattatttatactagtagtgaggttttaaatttggtgcactCAACAACACT contains:
- the LOC107178759 gene encoding uncharacterized protein LOC107178759, with the translated sequence MALIADDAAVVALKINATPFMESIIFAPKLEKFQAHNFQQFDRKTDHEDHIYYYKYKLISKTDDDATLCKVFSIGLIGLTLNWFHSLPSNSIKNFHDLCMQFLTQYFRNRKQPKTIFHLFNIKQRDNARVKEFLFCFNQKMTLIGKVDKEVIVVAFAEAVNLNMEYDKYILKKIFKTMELINLKSQQYVRLDNNEALQQQMAAKVSVVPPPTPQSGSKRLIPQHIEEANKKKKPD